A single region of the Drosophila takahashii strain IR98-3 E-12201 chromosome 2R, DtakHiC1v2, whole genome shotgun sequence genome encodes:
- the LOC108069302 gene encoding uncharacterized protein: MMSRCSLLFSFGALLIHSSMAGRNWDYEPLSLTSYSSDEKLLKITTKVDRLGRSEYAFSMTLDWNYDVDKDTMVEADVYHCSSGDEEDYKIMPWSIPQQPFFEYLNGFYKDAFIKNVGHCSNMVQFEGDFVPPWPRNVYKLDKCVANGEGLPDIAPEGYFKLVYKMTGQVEWGFTLIVKVQHSVI, from the exons ATGATGTCGCGTTGCTCGTTGCTGTTTTCATTCGGTGCGCTCCTGATCCACAGCTCAATGGCAGGA CGCAACTGGGACTACGAACCCTTATCCCTGACATCCTATAGCTCCGATGAGAAGCTTTTAAAGATTACCACCAAAGTTGATCGACTGGGTCGCAGTGAGTATGCATTTTCCATGACGCTGGATTGGAACTATGATGTGGATAAGGACACCATG GTGGAGGCGGACGTTTACCACTGCTCATCAGGCGATGAAgaagattataaaataatgCCCTGGTCTATTCCCCAGCAGCCCTTTTTCGAATACCTGAACGGCTTCTATAAGGACGCATTTATCAAGAATGTGGGCCACTGTTCCAATATGGTCCAATTCGAAGGTGATTTTGTTCCTCCGTGGCCCCGAAATGTTTATAAACTGGATAAGTGTGTAGCCAATGGCGAGGGACTACCAGACATCGCACCAGAGGGTTATTTCAAATTAGTTTATAAAATGACCGGGCAGGTCGAATGGGGGTTTACCTTGATTGTTAAGGTCCAACatagtgttatttaa
- the Tango8 gene encoding LOW QUALITY PROTEIN: uncharacterized protein Tango8 (The sequence of the model RefSeq protein was modified relative to this genomic sequence to represent the inferred CDS: inserted 2 bases in 1 codon) encodes MAITAAATSAGETAANELNKYCCCXPQQQQQQHQQIKGRQKARDVRDV; translated from the exons ATGGCAataactgcagcagcaacatcagcagggGAGACAGCAGCAAACGAGCTAAACAAGTATTGCTGCtg gccgcagcagcagcagcagcaacatcagcagatAAAAGGCAGACAAAAGGCACGAGATGTGAGAGACGTCTAG
- the LOC108069299 gene encoding uncharacterized protein: MITSNLLSSRIGILLLCLQLARAARKWDYEPISMSTTSSDESKLKFDMKIDRLGRADWGMSATLEWKYETNEETMVEASAYRSSSGDESDYKLLPWAIPKQKFYDYIDTYYKDVIIKNLGHCSNLPKYEGKFQPPWPQNTYKLDKCKIDGDGLPDIAPPGFYKIIFTKSGPGQPTWGFTAVFKLTNKLF, translated from the exons ATGATTACCTCCAATCTGCTTTCGAGTAGAATCGGAATTCTGCTTTTGTGCTTACAGTTGGCAAGGGCAGCA CGAAAATGGGACTACGAACCAATATCGATGAGCACGACCTCTTCGGATGAAAGTAAGCTAAAGTTTGACATGAAAATCGATCGTCTGGGGCGTGCAGACTGGGGAATGTCGGCCACCTTAGAGTGGAAATATGAAACGAATGAAGAAACTATG GTTGAGGCCTCTGCTTATCGTAGCAGTTCGGGCGATGAGAGTGACTACAAGCTGCTTCCTTGGGCGATTCCCAAGCAGAAATTCTATGATTACATTGATACCTACTACAAGGATGTGATCATCAAAAATTTGGGCCACTGTTCCAATCTTCCGAAATATGAGGGAAAATTTCAACCTCCTTGGCCGCAGAATACCTACAAGCTCGACAAGTGTAAGATCGATGGTGATGGACTACCGGATATCGCTCCGCCCGGTTTCTACAAGATCATATTCACTAAATCTGGACCAGGCCAGCCCACATGGGGCTTTACGGCGGTATTCAAGCTgacaaacaaattgttttag
- the LOC108069297 gene encoding uncharacterized protein — protein sequence MYSRYSFVLILLGVILINGIRAARKWDYEPISITAFTSDESLISFNISLVRIGRGEYGASAIVEWNYDTTEETMVEGVVYRSSSGAESDYRVLPYSIPKQSFYEYLNTYYKDVVMKNLAHCSNIPIFEDKFQPPWPKKTYIGDKCVADGDGLPEIVPPGMYKIVCNCTGPDQPTWGLTIIFKLTNRIF from the exons ATGTATTCCCGCTACTCGttcgttttaattttgttgggTGTCATTCTGATCAATGGAATCAGAGCAGCG CGCAAATGGGACTACGAACCCATATCGATCACTGCCTTCACTTCGGATGAGAGCCTAATCAGTTTTAACATAAGTCTCGTTCGCATAGGTCGCGGAGAATACGGAGCTTCAGCCATTGTCGAGTGGAACTACGATACCACTGAGGAAACCATG GTGGAAGGCGTTGTCTACCGAAGCTCTTCGGGAGCTGAGAGCGACTACAGGGTGCTTCCTTATTCCATCCCCAAGCAATCCTTTTACGAGTATCTAAATACCTACTACAAGGATGTGGTAATGAAGAACTTGGCCCACTGCTCTAATATACCAATATTTGAGGACAAATTCCAACCGCCATGGCCAAAGAAAACTTACATCGGTGATAAATGCGTTGCTGATGGCGATGGGTTGCCGGAAATTGTACCGCCTGGGATGTATAAAATTGTCTGTAATTGCACCGGACCAGACCAGCCCACATGGGGcttaactattatttttaaactaacaaacagaatattttga
- the LOC108069298 gene encoding uncharacterized protein, with amino-acid sequence MLPRLLLPIIGRLWLIVLIVHHCNGKRKWDYEPLSIVTYTSDENLLKISAKVDRIGRGEYGISANIDFKYDPDDTTMVEAVAFRSSSGEESDYKPIPLAIPKQPYIEFMNSNYKDVVIPNLGGCSNLVTFEDKFEPPWPQKTYELDKCVANSDGFPDIVPEGYYKVNFTMTSPVDWGFILIVKISTKLM; translated from the exons ATGCTACCACGTTTGTTGCTGCCGATTATTGGAAGACTATGGTTGATAGTTTTAATAGTGCACCACTGCAATGGCAAg CGAAAGTGGGACTACGAGCCGTTGTCTATTGTAACCTACACTTCAGATGAAAACTTGCTAAAGATTAGCGCAAAAGTCGATCGAATCGGTCGTGGGGAATACGGTATTTCGGCGAATATCGACTTCAAATACGATCCAGACGATACTACGATG GTTGAGGCAGTGGCCTTTCGAAGCAGCTCGGGAGAGGAAAGCGACTATAAGCCTATTCCCTTAGCGATTCCGAAACAACCCTATATCGAATTTATGAACAGTAATTATAAGGACGTGGTAATTCCCAACCTGGGCGGATGCTCTAATCTTGTCACATTTGAGGACAAATTCGAGCCACCGTGGCCTCAAAAGACTTACGAGCTGGACAAGTGCGTGGCCAACAGCGATGGCTTTCCGGACATCGTTCCCGAGGGCTACTACAAGGTCAACTTCACCATGACGAGTCCCGTAGATTGGGGGTTCATTCTCATCGTGAAGATCTCAACTAAACTAATGTGA
- the LOC108069295 gene encoding uncharacterized protein → MGFRFSFVLIWLVVLLINGIRAARKWDYEPLSITSTTSDESLILFKMKIVRIRRGEYGISANVKWNFDTTNETMIEASAYRSISGEDNDYKVLPWSLPKQPFYQYLNTYYKDVIMKNFAHCTNIPVFKDKFEPPWPKKTYIGDKCVIDGDGLPEIAPPGYYKIVFAGSGPDQPSWSFAAVVKLTIRIF, encoded by the exons ATGGGTTTCCGCTTCTCGTTCGTTTTAATTTGGCTTGTTGTCCTGCTGATCAATGGAATCAGAGCTGCG CGGAAATGGGACTACGAACCCTTATCAATCACCTCCACCACTTCGGATGAAagtttaatattgtttaaaatgaaaatcgtTCGGATAAGACGCGGAGAATACGGAATTTCAGCCAATGTCAAGTGGAACTTCGATACTACTAACGAAACCATG ATAGAGGCATCAGCCTACCGAAGCATTTCGGGAGAGGATAATGACTACAAGGTGCTCCCTTGGTCCCTCCCCAAGCAACCCTTCTACCAATATCTCAATACCTACTATAAGGATGTGATAATGAAGAACTTTGCCCACTGCACCAATATTCCAGTATTCAAGGATAAATTCGAGCCACCGTGGCCAAAGAAGACTTACATCGGTGATAAATGCGTTATTGATGGCGATGGATTGCCGGAAATTGCACCGCCGGGGTactataaaattgtatttgcgGGTAGCGGACCAGACCAGCCGTCATGGAgctttgctgctgttgttaaACTAACAatcagaatattttaa
- the LOC108069300 gene encoding uncharacterized protein produces MVSRYSFVYILLGVLLISGIRAARKWDYEPISITAITSDESLINFDINIVRISRGESGISAKVEWNYDTTDETMVEAVVYRSTSGDENDYKVLPYSIPKQSFYEYLNTYYKDVIMKNFAPCSNIPIFEDKFEPPWPKKTYNAEKCVIDGDGLPEIVPPGFYKIIFSASGPEQPSWSFTAIIKLTNKMF; encoded by the exons ATGGTTTCCCGCTACTCGTTCGTTTACATTTTATTGGGCGTCCTCCTGATCAGTGGAATCAGAGCTGCG CGCAAATGGGACTACGAACCCATTTCGATCACCGCCATCACTTCGGACGAGAGCTTAATCAATTTTGACATCAATATCGTTCGCATAAGTCGCGGAGAATCCGGAATATCAGCCAAAGTCGAGTGGAACTACGATACGACAGACGAAACCATG GTGGAGGCCGTTGTATACCGAAGCACTTCGGGAGATGAGAATGACTACAAGGTGCTTCCTTATTCCATCCCCAAGCAATCCTTTTACGAATATCTCAATACCTACTATAAGGATGTGATAATGAAGAACTTTGCCCCCTGCTCCAATATTCCAATATTCGAGGACAAATTCGAACCACCATGGCCGAAGAAGACTTACAACGCTGAAAAATGCGTTATTGATGGCGATGGATTGCCGGAAATCGTACCGCCCGGAttctataaaattatatttagtgCCAGCGGACCAGAGCAGCCTTCATGGAGCTTTACtgctattattaaattaacaaacaaaatgttttga
- the LOC108069296 gene encoding uncharacterized protein, protein MVFRCSLAGIWLAVLILRGCGAARKWDYEPISIATYSSDDSLIKLDVKIERVARGVYGVTGRINWNYDTSDKTMVEATVSRSDSGDESDYKLLPWAIPPQSLYDHMNTYYKDVSMKNFKHCSNVPQFVGKFQPPLPKMIYSGDKCVIDGDGLPDIMPPGFYKVILKCSGPGQPTWNSTSIFKITTKMF, encoded by the exons ATGGTTTTCAGGTGTTCACTTGCTGGTATTTGGTTGGCAGTCCTGATCCTTAGAGGCTGTGGGGCAGCG cgCAAGTGGGACTATGAGCCCATCTCGATAGCCACCTACAGCTCAGATGACAGCTTAATTAAACTCGATGTGAAAATTGAGCGCGTTGCACGCGGTGTGTATGGAGTTACCGGCAGGATCAATTGGAACTACGATACGAGTGACAAGACCATG GTCGAGGCAACTGTGTCTCGAAGCGATTCGGGGGATGAGAGCGACTACAAGCTGCTTCCTTGGGCAATTCCCCCGCAATCCCTTTACGACCACATGAACACTTATTACAAGGATGTGTCGATGAAGAACTTTAAGCACTGTTCCAATGTTCCCCAATTCGTGGGAAAATTCCAACCGCCATTGCCGAAGATGATTTACAGCGGCGACAAATGCGTAATAGATGGAGACGGGTTACCCGATATCATGCCTCCCGGATTCTACAAGGTCATATTGAAATGCTCCGGACCGGGTCAGCCTACATGGAACTCTacttctatttttaaaattacaacaaaaatgttttaa
- the LOC108069301 gene encoding uncharacterized protein has translation MFSMNVCLFLCLFVCLYDKSAARTNWEATPLSIGGTSTNPSAMDINLRLERISRSEFGFSGTFFWGIDMDDNVMVEMRILNSYSGDEADYKLTPYSIQPQKFTDYIDTFYKDMLIPNLGNCTDMPRYESGYVPPWPKATFNFNRCSLNGKGLPDILAEGFYRGEAIITALPTVAVNISATLRIKTKYF, from the exons atgttttcaatgaacgtttgtttatttttgtgccTTTTTGTGTGCCTTTATGATAAAAGTGCAGCCAGG acCAATTGGGAGGCCACGCCCTTATCGATAGGAGGAACATCGACAAATCCGAGTGCGATGGACATCAATTTGCGACTTGAGCGCATTTCGAGGTCAGAATTTGGCTTTTCAGGCACATTCTTCTGGGGCATTGATATGGACGACAACGTGATG GTCGAGATGCGCATTTTGAACAGTTATTCCGGCGACGAAGCTGACTACAAACTGACTCCCTATTCCATTCAGCCGCAGAAATTCACCGACTATATCGACACCTTCTACAAGGACATGCTGATCCCTAACCTCGGCAATTGCACCGATATGCCGAGGTACGAGTCCGGCTATGTACCGCCCTGGCCCAAGGCGACCTTCAATTTCAATCGCTGCAGCCTCAACGGCAAGGGACTGCCGGATATTTTAGCCGAGGGCTTCTATAGAGGCGAGGCCATCATCACCGCCCTGCCAACTGTTGCAGTTAACATCTCGGCCACTCTTCggatcaaaacaaaatatttctaa
- the LOC108069303 gene encoding protein GSKIP homolog produces MALVQSDEIDFHALREAERMVDSCQDFADHLIVAEFLPHCRWVAYINIRTLEQVIYCVELSRAGYRIVAYDFDLVADEVANCDTIYESAHQLLAGISPLYGEKYGFGREPLKKRK; encoded by the coding sequence ATGGCGCTCGTCCAGAGTGACGAAATCGACTTTCACGCCCTCCGCGAGGCCGAAAGAATGGTCGATTCTTGCCAGGACTTTGCTGACCACTTGATCGTGGCCGAATTCCTGCCCCACTGCCGTTGGGTGGCCTACATCAATATTCGCACCTTGGAGCAGGTCATCTATTGTGTGGAACTCAGTCGAGCTGGCTATCGGATCGTGGCCTATGACTTTGACCTTGTGGCCGATGAGGTGGCCAATTGTGACACCATCTATGAGTCGGCCCACCAACTGCTGGCCGGGATCAGTCCATTGTATGGCGAGAAATATGGCTTTGGACGAGAGCCTCTGAAGAAGCGAAAGTAG